The Halomonas sp. 7T genome contains a region encoding:
- a CDS encoding DUF1499 domain-containing protein encodes MTQRLNTSQRSKGGFWPTLLAWVSVLTLFIAVLLMAGAGPAYRWQLLGLGEAFALLRNGVYAAAGAMLLSVLLLVVSGITRRFRAGVVAVVVMAATLALLYSPWQQWQRAQQAPVIHDITTDMQNPPVFTALKDAREAAPNAVDYPGEATARQQRAAYPNVQPLVVDGPVTRVLAAAQAEVEASGWQVAAITENTLEATATTQWFGFEDDVVIRLTEQQDAVRVDMRSASRLGASDIGTNAQRIEIFLTALRERLE; translated from the coding sequence ATGACTCAACGATTAAACACCTCGCAACGATCTAAAGGCGGTTTCTGGCCAACGCTATTGGCCTGGGTAAGCGTTTTAACGCTTTTTATTGCTGTTCTGTTGATGGCGGGCGCTGGCCCGGCTTACCGCTGGCAACTGCTTGGACTTGGCGAGGCATTCGCATTACTACGTAACGGCGTATACGCCGCTGCAGGTGCGATGCTGCTCAGTGTGCTACTGCTGGTGGTAAGTGGCATCACCCGCCGCTTTCGTGCTGGGGTGGTAGCGGTAGTGGTGATGGCAGCTACCCTGGCGCTGCTTTATTCACCGTGGCAACAGTGGCAGCGAGCGCAGCAGGCCCCTGTGATTCACGACATTACGACCGACATGCAAAATCCTCCCGTCTTCACTGCCTTAAAAGACGCCCGCGAAGCGGCACCTAATGCAGTGGACTACCCCGGCGAGGCCACCGCTCGCCAGCAGCGGGCGGCGTATCCTAACGTGCAGCCGCTCGTGGTCGACGGCCCTGTCACGCGCGTTTTAGCGGCAGCCCAAGCGGAGGTAGAAGCATCTGGCTGGCAGGTGGCGGCAATTACCGAGAACACCCTTGAAGCGACCGCCACGACTCAATGGTTTGGCTTTGAAGATGACGTGGTAATACGCCTAACCGAGCAACAAGACGCTGTGCGTGTCGATATGCGCTCTGCCTCTCGGCTAGGCGCCAGTGACATTGGCACCAATGCCCAGCGAATCGAGATATTTCTAACAGCACTGCGTGAACGCTTAGAGTAA
- a CDS encoding DUF3820 family protein gives MQPEDLEKLVTRTMPFGKHHGWIIADLPGPYLNWFAREGFPAGEIGQLLQLMHEIDHNGLSDLLEPLRKRTY, from the coding sequence ATGCAACCTGAAGACCTTGAAAAACTCGTCACCCGGACGATGCCTTTTGGAAAGCACCACGGCTGGATTATTGCCGACCTACCTGGGCCTTATCTCAACTGGTTTGCGCGGGAGGGTTTTCCTGCAGGAGAGATTGGCCAGCTTCTTCAGTTAATGCATGAAATTGACCATAACGGCTTAAGCGATCTGCTTGAGCCACTGCGCAAAAGAACCTATTAA
- a CDS encoding methyl-accepting chemotaxis protein: MKKSLSIRAMLISLFIAAVLGAVVLAATGWATNQRLINAQRYITGDVLPLQDASRSMVLAMGAFGQRHADLLAVQNETALAEVTPRSALNERFSQAREGLARIEQPEQRSQLTALDSHYQALLAGDEALEAARREALSLQIQMTSQISQMEAAITNVMLSADDLAGRAALDQVRHERRLRDLMEAWREEGTTSLPTQLLDDMFAPRADIGRLSGNARMAVAMLSDLGRQMMQVNHVDALVNLRNNEISQQVALARQSLSAIAEAPSTEVDQRAMINELNTVLLSLNGLMVEDPDSVFALRQQQLVLNDQVQAALTRVSQATRDMRAALGELEASIVTQAATASSDAETLANAGRTLLIAVTLGVIALLAIFGWRTLVRVLGPLVAMRQQMESISGAAGKNADLSMRLALERNDEVGQAAQAFNRMMDTFESMVAQIRESAEAIAASSRQIAAGNENLSQRTDQQAASLAETASSLEQITATVKQTADYAEQAKGASGGVDHRARSAGEVAKRTTEAMSDIRQSSEKITSIIKAIDDIAFQTNLLALNASVEAARAGEQGRGFAVVAQEVRKLAGRSAEEAAQIRHLVDDSVKKVSEGEQLVTASSNHLQDIIDSLTEVTRYVTEIADATQEQSAGIVQINQAISQLDQVTHQNARLVQEASSASHTLDERAGEMHSLVSRFQVTSTGQRPASLPQPEEQVRLQPPV, encoded by the coding sequence ATGAAAAAATCTTTAAGTATCCGCGCTATGTTAATTAGCCTTTTCATAGCGGCGGTGTTGGGTGCAGTTGTACTTGCTGCCACCGGCTGGGCAACGAACCAGCGGCTTATTAATGCTCAGCGCTATATCACCGGCGATGTCTTGCCACTGCAGGATGCTAGTCGCAGCATGGTGCTGGCAATGGGGGCCTTTGGTCAGCGTCATGCGGATTTGCTGGCGGTACAAAACGAAACAGCGCTGGCTGAGGTAACCCCCCGCAGCGCGTTAAATGAACGTTTCAGTCAAGCGCGTGAAGGCTTAGCGCGAATTGAACAGCCAGAGCAAAGAAGCCAATTAACGGCGCTCGATAGCCATTACCAGGCACTGCTCGCAGGCGATGAAGCGCTCGAAGCTGCGCGCCGAGAAGCCCTCAGCTTACAGATACAGATGACGTCGCAGATTAGCCAAATGGAAGCTGCGATTACCAACGTAATGCTGAGTGCAGATGACCTGGCTGGCCGCGCCGCGCTGGATCAAGTGCGTCACGAACGGCGCCTGCGCGATCTCATGGAGGCATGGCGTGAAGAGGGCACCACGTCGCTGCCCACCCAGTTACTCGACGATATGTTTGCTCCACGGGCCGATATTGGTCGACTTAGCGGTAATGCGCGTATGGCTGTGGCAATGCTTTCTGACCTTGGGCGTCAAATGATGCAGGTCAATCACGTTGATGCGCTAGTGAATTTACGCAATAACGAGATTTCACAGCAAGTGGCGCTGGCTCGCCAATCGTTGAGCGCGATTGCGGAGGCGCCCAGCACGGAAGTGGATCAGCGAGCGATGATCAACGAGCTTAATACGGTGCTACTCTCGCTCAATGGGCTGATGGTGGAAGATCCTGATTCGGTTTTTGCGCTACGTCAGCAGCAGCTTGTGCTTAATGATCAGGTTCAGGCGGCGCTTACCCGCGTTTCTCAAGCAACGCGTGATATGCGCGCTGCTCTTGGCGAGCTTGAAGCCTCCATTGTGACGCAGGCGGCTACCGCCAGCAGCGACGCCGAGACGCTGGCGAATGCTGGCCGCACGCTATTGATTGCGGTCACGTTAGGGGTTATCGCGCTACTCGCTATTTTCGGCTGGCGCACCCTGGTTCGCGTGCTAGGGCCGCTGGTCGCTATGCGTCAGCAAATGGAGAGCATTAGCGGTGCTGCGGGTAAGAATGCAGATCTTTCAATGCGCTTGGCGTTAGAGCGCAACGATGAGGTAGGCCAAGCTGCGCAGGCCTTCAACCGCATGATGGATACCTTTGAGAGCATGGTGGCGCAAATTCGTGAAAGTGCTGAGGCCATTGCGGCGAGTAGCCGTCAAATTGCGGCGGGTAACGAAAACCTTTCTCAGCGTACCGACCAACAGGCGGCGTCTCTGGCCGAAACAGCATCAAGCCTTGAGCAGATTACCGCCACGGTGAAGCAAACGGCCGACTATGCTGAGCAGGCCAAAGGCGCCAGCGGTGGCGTTGACCATCGGGCGCGTTCGGCAGGAGAAGTCGCCAAGCGCACCACCGAAGCGATGAGTGACATTCGTCAATCAAGTGAAAAAATCACCTCGATTATTAAAGCGATCGACGACATCGCGTTTCAAACGAACCTGTTGGCGCTTAATGCCTCCGTAGAAGCGGCCAGGGCAGGCGAGCAGGGACGCGGTTTTGCCGTTGTGGCGCAAGAAGTGCGTAAGCTTGCCGGGCGCAGCGCTGAAGAGGCGGCGCAAATTCGCCATTTGGTAGATGACAGCGTTAAAAAAGTGAGCGAAGGCGAACAGTTGGTCACCGCGTCCAGCAACCATTTGCAGGATATTATCGATAGCCTGACGGAAGTGACCCGCTACGTGACGGAGATTGCCGATGCTACTCAAGAGCAGTCCGCCGGCATCGTCCAAATCAACCAGGCGATTTCGCAGCTGGATCAAGTGACGCACCAAAACGCACGCTTGGTACAAGAAGCCTCTAGCGCAAGCCACACGCTGGACGAGCGTGCGGGGGAGATGCACTCTCTGGTCAGCCGTTTCCAGGTCACGAGTACGGGTCAGCGCCCTGCTTCATTGCCTCAGCCAGAGGAGCAGGTGCGCCTGCAGCCGCCCGTTTAA
- a CDS encoding VOC family protein, translating to MSLSPFHLAIPVYDVALARAFYNDVFGLEEGRSSDHWVDFNFFGHQLVIHEHPKTPGQESAHTNPVDGHNVPVPHFGVILEWNEWETLAERLKERDTDFIIEPYIRFKGEVGEQATMFLLDPCGNALEFKAFKDKSQIFAK from the coding sequence ATGAGCCTTTCCCCTTTCCATTTAGCGATTCCAGTCTACGACGTGGCGCTTGCCCGCGCGTTTTATAACGATGTGTTTGGCCTTGAAGAAGGGCGCTCTAGCGACCACTGGGTCGATTTTAACTTTTTCGGCCACCAGCTAGTGATTCACGAGCATCCCAAAACCCCCGGTCAAGAGAGCGCCCACACCAACCCCGTGGACGGTCATAACGTGCCGGTGCCTCATTTTGGCGTGATTTTAGAGTGGAATGAGTGGGAAACACTGGCCGAGCGCTTAAAAGAACGAGACACCGATTTTATCATCGAGCCTTATATTCGCTTTAAAGGCGAAGTCGGCGAGCAGGCCACCATGTTTCTACTCGACCCCTGCGGTAACGCCCTTGAGTTCAAAGCGTTTAAAGATAAAAGCCAGATATTTGCCAAGTAA
- a CDS encoding AraC family transcriptional regulator → MTSTAHTGSALAELIKPLVSGNGINASRLARVGLLCLGRHQERTPLMYDPSLIIIAQGRKVGYLGDREIHYNPGHYLVQTLPMPFECETHGSPDTPLLGISVKLDPALLSEMVTAMGESRLPPTPPKPMASVAMTEGMQMAMLRLAHTLHDDLECTLMGDARIRDVVFEALKGEQGPALRALVTGHGHYARIVQILSKLHAQFADDFSVEQLAQQANMSVSTFHQHFKQITRSSPAQYLKRLRLIKAQQLILQDSHNVNQAALAVGYRSVPQFSRDYKRYFGESPLQHKRQEQALRA, encoded by the coding sequence TTGACTAGCACAGCGCATACGGGCAGCGCGCTCGCTGAATTAATCAAACCATTAGTGAGCGGGAACGGGATAAATGCGTCTCGACTGGCACGGGTGGGGTTACTCTGCCTGGGGCGTCATCAGGAGCGTACTCCATTAATGTACGATCCCAGCTTAATTATCATTGCCCAGGGCCGTAAAGTGGGTTACCTGGGCGACCGTGAGATCCATTACAACCCGGGCCACTATCTCGTGCAGACGCTACCCATGCCTTTCGAGTGTGAAACCCATGGTTCACCGGATACGCCGTTGCTCGGCATCTCTGTCAAGCTGGACCCCGCGTTACTCAGTGAAATGGTGACTGCCATGGGAGAGAGTCGCCTGCCCCCAACGCCCCCTAAGCCCATGGCGTCTGTTGCGATGACCGAAGGAATGCAAATGGCGATGCTGCGCTTAGCTCACACGCTGCATGACGACCTTGAGTGCACGCTGATGGGCGATGCCCGCATCCGGGATGTGGTATTTGAAGCGCTAAAAGGGGAGCAAGGCCCCGCCCTGCGAGCACTGGTAACAGGGCATGGGCACTACGCACGCATAGTGCAGATACTCTCGAAGCTTCACGCGCAGTTTGCTGATGATTTTAGCGTCGAACAGCTCGCCCAACAGGCGAACATGAGCGTATCAACGTTTCATCAGCACTTTAAGCAGATTACCCGCTCATCGCCTGCCCAATATTTAAAGCGGCTGCGCCTGATTAAAGCGCAGCAACTCATTTTGCAAGATAGTCACAATGTGAACCAAGCCGCACTGGCCGTGGGATACCGCAGCGTGCCTCAGTTCAGCCGAGACTATAAGCGCTACTTTGGCGAGTCACCGTTACAGCATAAGCGCCAGGAACAGGCACTACGTGCATAG